GCTTGAATTCGCTCTTCTTGTGACAAATCTTCCCGATCTTCTGACAAATTTACCATAGAATTAGAACCCTCTGATCTACTTGACGCCACTGAGTAAAATCCCATTGGTTCACTTTTAACTTGGGGGTCAAACATTGATGTCATAACGTGACGACGTGACGACGTTGGCCCGCCAGATTGCTGTTGGTGGTGGTGAGATTGTTGGTgatgttgctgttgctgttgttgttgttgttgttgctgctgctgctgttgttgttgttgctgctgaGATGTTGGAGCCGAAGGAGcaggtggtggtggtggtggtggtggtagTGGAGGAGGTGGAGGCGGCTGCCCTGcttgttgctgttgctgctgctgctgttgagGTCCTGGCTGCTGGTGATGCGgctggtggtggtggtggtgatgCTGATGTATTAAATGTTGATTGGGGAGCAGAGTCAGATTGCGCTTGACAAACTGCTCATATCCTGCGTACCAATCCACCTGTGTTacacaatttaattaataatagtatgtACCATCCATTATTACACaaactattttattgttattgtttgaTAATACCtaaaaaactgtaattatcataagtattgttattattacaattgtAATAGTGCAATGATCGTCCGCGACATTGACCAACTACCGGGATCTTATTACTTTGACATTCATTTTTGACAAGTGACAAAAGAGATCTACTAGATCAGCTGATTGCATAACGTTTTTCCGCGGGCATTgaataatgatttaataaataattaatataaacaataaaaataatcaacaattaatttatcagtataaaaaataaataatagatattTAAAGAACAGCGTGATGATATTTTGACGCCAAAACCGGATTCTTGAAACACACAACGCGCGCTGTGATGTATAATCAACCAACACACCAACACACGAGATGATGCTTCAGGTATTAGAAAAagaacaaatatatattattattaataaacatttaataacaaaCCTTTGCTAATATAGTGGTCCAGGTAAACAGTAAAAAAGATACGCTTCATCGAGCGTACACTTAACGTAAGTTAATTTAACACTATCAGCCGATACATTTGTACAAATAATGTTTTTCTTTCAACACAAAATATAAGATGGCTGCTGCTATATTTCACGATaccacgcacacacacacatatatatcatCTCCAATATATATTAACAGATATATATGTACCTACCAAGAGGagacaatttatatatatatttcggtggtatatatatacaagttatatataagtattaagtatttatatataagctATATACAAGCAGATATACTCCGAGGTTCGGTGTGTGTCAATTCACGCTTCTATATACCAACTGCGAGTGGTGTAATTGGCTGGTTACTTTAAGCTCCTGCTCATTGAATTtgtaagaattatttttatttataattaattctgaTTGGTCGAACTGACTCGgcgattaaaaaattctgtcgCTCTGGCGGCTTAAGGCTGCTATCGCAAATTTTGTTCcatgaaaatgaagttagctgatttaaaaattttttattggaaatatttcaattaaataaattttacttattaaaaatttgaaaaattataagtgtcattttttataaatatttttttaagtataatttaattaatagaaattattaaacatttttagacTGCTAACTTCAATGACattaattaaagttagctgtcacttgacaaaattttaattttatttaacatttaaattaattctaaaaaattctttttaaaaaattgcattttttatttttttaaatttctacatgtcaattctttttttcttattgtttttgccataatttatttgttaaaaaaagttctgaaaattaaatatctgctaaattaattttcatctaacttcagtatcattacTGTCGCCCGGTTTCGCCATTGGAAATTTGACACATTTGCTCGGGTTTTGCTTCAGCCTTCAATTCAATGTTTAACTTTTGCTGtcgaatattaaaattatttatttaaaaaatatacactTTACTTTGTAACTTCACATAAAATTctggaattattattattgataagttaataaaaataaactgagtaatttttaactactattaattatttaattaaaaaagttggTTTTTAAGTACAGTAAGTATTTGTTTAATGCCAAGattctattgatttttttatcatgataaatttaacagatatttaataatttttttaataaataaattatggcaaaaaaattgacatagaaattttgaaaaattaaaaatgcaattttttaaaaataattggaggaaatttttttgttaaaaaaaattaaaaaattctctagtgattgctaactttaatgtgttttttttttctgttcgtt
This is a stretch of genomic DNA from Cotesia glomerata isolate CgM1 unplaced genomic scaffold, MPM_Cglom_v2.3 scaffold_106, whole genome shotgun sequence. It encodes these proteins:
- the LOC123273548 gene encoding forkhead box protein O-like, translated to MCQISNGETGRHVSFLLFTWTTILAKVDWYAGYEQFVKRNLTLLPNQHLIHQHHHHHHQPHHQQPGPQQQQQQQQQAGQPPPPPPLPPPPPPPPAPSAPTSQQQQQQQQQQQQQQQQQQQQHHQQSHHHQQQSGGPTSSRRHVMTSMFDPQVKSEPMGFYSVASSRSEGSNSMVNLSEDREDLSQEERIQAQNMHQQQQQQQQQQNQGNQNTPDGPMRQSSSQQTTKEGSRAKPQPCKVCGKVLSSASSYYVHMKLHSGNKPYHCTICEASFCR